One segment of Nocardioides sp. QY071 DNA contains the following:
- a CDS encoding FHA domain-containing protein: MSTCPSGHESASDDYCDVCGLPIPAGGGTPSPDGSGATPAVAEPAAPAAPAAPPAPAAPTTAECPNCQAANPPNALFCEACGYDFTTGSMPRPVTPSVLDLGAPASAASPAGADDAGTAEAKRSAAATPPDASIAPPLADAWVAEVWIDPDWYADQESSDPLPSAGVPTVVPLRTTSILVGRTSRSRGIHPDIDLAADNGISRRHCQLTTDGTRWWVEDLGSSNGTYLGSAVGPLPKDPVPAGEKREIAPDARVYLGAWTRIVIRRAQPGEV, encoded by the coding sequence ATGAGCACCTGCCCGTCCGGGCACGAGTCGGCCTCGGACGACTACTGCGACGTCTGCGGCCTGCCGATCCCGGCGGGCGGCGGTACGCCGTCCCCGGACGGGTCAGGGGCGACGCCCGCTGTCGCAGAGCCGGCCGCCCCGGCCGCCCCGGCCGCACCGCCCGCTCCGGCCGCTCCCACGACGGCCGAGTGCCCGAACTGCCAGGCGGCCAACCCGCCGAACGCGCTGTTCTGCGAGGCCTGCGGCTACGACTTCACCACCGGCTCGATGCCGCGCCCGGTCACGCCGTCGGTGCTCGACCTCGGGGCTCCCGCCTCGGCCGCCTCACCCGCCGGTGCAGACGATGCCGGCACGGCCGAGGCCAAGAGGTCCGCCGCTGCCACCCCGCCGGACGCCTCGATCGCCCCGCCGCTCGCCGACGCATGGGTGGCCGAGGTCTGGATCGACCCGGACTGGTACGCCGACCAGGAGTCGAGCGACCCGCTGCCGTCCGCGGGCGTGCCGACCGTCGTACCGCTCCGGACGACGTCGATCCTCGTCGGCCGCACCTCCCGCAGCCGCGGAATCCACCCCGACATCGACCTCGCCGCCGACAACGGCATCAGCCGGCGCCACTGCCAGCTCACCACCGACGGAACCCGCTGGTGGGTCGAGGACCTCGGCTCGTCCAACGGCACCTATCTCGGCTCGGCCGTCGGCCCGTTGCCGAAGGATCCGGTGCCGGCGGGGGAGAAGCGTGAGATCGCGCCGGACGCGCGGGTCTACCTCGGCGCCTGGACCCGGATCGTCATCCGGCGGGCGCAGCCCGGCGAGGTGTGA
- a CDS encoding SDR family oxidoreductase, which produces MAIRDQVILITGGARGIGLETAKALAAKGARLALTDLDAPALAEAVAAIGADRCEGIVADVCDLPAMEAAVATTLERFGRLDTVLANAGIASYGSVMAIDPAAFQRTVDINIVGVFNTARAAVPALAESKGYLLVVSSLAAFAAAPGLAAYNASKAGVEHFANALRLEVAHQGIAVGSAHMSWIDTPLVQDAKSDLPTFQELLSKLPVPLNRTTGVEACVKAFVKGVEKRSRHVYCPGWVRGAGLNRNVINSAAGNRPILKLVPDLLPRMDAEVRALGRSTSARNIANDERKANG; this is translated from the coding sequence ATGGCGATCAGGGACCAGGTCATCCTCATCACCGGCGGCGCCCGCGGCATCGGGCTCGAGACCGCCAAGGCGCTGGCGGCCAAGGGGGCCCGGCTGGCCCTGACCGACCTCGACGCCCCGGCGCTGGCCGAGGCGGTCGCGGCGATCGGTGCGGACCGGTGCGAGGGGATCGTGGCCGACGTGTGCGACCTGCCGGCGATGGAGGCGGCGGTCGCGACCACGCTGGAGCGCTTCGGGCGGCTCGACACCGTGCTCGCCAACGCGGGCATCGCCAGCTACGGCTCGGTGATGGCGATCGACCCGGCTGCGTTCCAGCGCACCGTCGACATCAACATCGTCGGCGTCTTCAACACCGCCCGGGCCGCGGTGCCGGCGCTCGCGGAGAGCAAGGGCTACCTGCTGGTGGTCTCGTCGCTGGCCGCCTTCGCGGCGGCACCCGGCCTGGCGGCGTACAACGCCAGCAAGGCAGGCGTCGAGCACTTCGCCAACGCGCTGCGCCTCGAGGTGGCCCACCAGGGGATCGCGGTCGGCTCGGCGCACATGTCGTGGATCGACACCCCGCTGGTGCAGGACGCGAAGAGCGACCTGCCGACCTTCCAGGAGCTGCTGAGCAAGCTGCCTGTGCCGCTCAACCGGACCACCGGTGTCGAGGCCTGCGTGAAGGCGTTCGTGAAGGGCGTCGAGAAGCGGTCGCGCCACGTCTACTGCCCGGGCTGGGTCCGCGGTGCCGGCCTGAACCGCAACGTCATCAACTCCGCGGCCGGCAACCGTCCGATCCTCAAGCTGGTCCCGGACCTGCTGCCGCGCATGGACGCCGAGGTGCGCGCGCTCGGTCGCTCGACCAGCGCCCGCAACATCGCCAACGACGAGCGGAAGGCGAACGGCTGA
- a CDS encoding class I SAM-dependent methyltransferase, whose translation MSAPPELPDVVHRAFDVSRRAGYVSFCRNETGRLLAALAATREGTMAEFGTGCGVGTAWLRSGVRNDKARILTAELDPKLAAAAIEIFDEDPLVDVLEADWSTLMDKGPFSLLFLDSGDRSAVGVDKIADLVEPGGIVVLDDFFPCEMWPPITGGRVDTLREEWLTDERFTTVEVMVAPDASALIATRR comes from the coding sequence ATGAGCGCGCCCCCCGAGCTTCCTGACGTGGTCCACCGCGCGTTCGACGTGTCCCGGCGCGCGGGCTACGTGTCGTTCTGCCGCAACGAGACCGGCCGGCTGCTCGCCGCGCTGGCTGCGACCCGCGAGGGCACCATGGCCGAGTTCGGCACGGGCTGCGGTGTCGGCACCGCCTGGCTGCGCTCCGGCGTACGCAACGACAAGGCGCGGATCCTCACCGCCGAGCTCGACCCGAAGCTCGCGGCCGCGGCCATCGAGATCTTCGACGAGGACCCGCTGGTCGACGTCCTCGAGGCCGACTGGTCCACGCTGATGGACAAGGGCCCGTTCTCGCTGCTCTTCCTCGACTCGGGCGACCGGTCGGCCGTCGGGGTCGACAAGATCGCCGACCTGGTCGAGCCCGGCGGCATCGTCGTGCTCGACGACTTCTTCCCCTGCGAGATGTGGCCGCCGATCACCGGCGGCCGGGTCGACACGCTGCGCGAGGAGTGGCTCACCGACGAGCGGTTCACCACGGTCGAGGTGATGGTCGCCCCGGACGCGTCCGCGCTCATCGCGACGCGGCGCTGA
- a CDS encoding 3-isopropylmalate dehydrogenase — MTDSSAAAPVTTGQVALGVIPGDGIGPEVTAEALKVLEVAAPADLKFAQTQYDLGAERYLRTGEVLPDSVLEEIRNQDALLLGAVGGKPNDPNLPPGILERGLLLKLRFELDHYVNLRPSRIYPGSVSPLSEEVLAKGEVDFVVVREGTEGPYTGNGGALRVGTPAEVATEVSVNTAYGVERVVRDAFERARKRPRKKLTLVHKTNVLVHAGQVWWRLFQQVAQEYPDVTTDYSHIDAVMIYLTTDPQRFDVIVTDNLFGDIVTDLAAAISGGIGLAASGNVNPDRTAPSMFEPVHGSAPDIAGQLIADPTAAILSGALLLDHLGHPAAAAKVEAAVLADLEARVPGQQRRTPEVGDAIAARVAG; from the coding sequence ATGACCGACTCCTCTGCTGCAGCCCCCGTCACCACCGGCCAGGTCGCCCTCGGCGTCATCCCCGGTGACGGGATCGGCCCCGAGGTGACCGCCGAGGCCCTCAAGGTCCTCGAGGTCGCGGCGCCGGCCGACCTGAAGTTCGCGCAGACGCAGTACGACCTCGGTGCCGAGCGCTACCTGCGCACCGGCGAGGTGCTGCCCGACAGCGTGCTCGAGGAGATCCGCAACCAGGACGCCCTGCTGCTGGGCGCGGTCGGCGGCAAGCCCAACGACCCGAACCTGCCCCCGGGCATCCTCGAGCGCGGCCTGCTGCTCAAGCTGCGCTTCGAGCTCGACCACTACGTCAACCTGCGCCCCTCGCGCATCTACCCGGGCTCGGTCTCGCCGCTGTCCGAGGAGGTGCTGGCCAAGGGCGAGGTCGACTTCGTGGTCGTCCGCGAGGGCACCGAGGGCCCCTACACCGGCAACGGCGGCGCCCTGCGTGTCGGCACCCCGGCCGAGGTCGCCACCGAGGTCTCGGTCAACACGGCGTACGGCGTCGAGCGGGTCGTCCGCGACGCCTTCGAGCGCGCCCGCAAGCGCCCCCGCAAGAAGCTCACCTTGGTCCACAAGACCAACGTGCTCGTCCACGCGGGCCAGGTGTGGTGGCGCCTGTTCCAGCAGGTGGCGCAGGAGTACCCCGACGTCACGACCGACTACAGCCACATCGACGCGGTGATGATCTACCTGACGACCGACCCGCAGCGCTTCGACGTCATCGTCACCGACAACCTGTTCGGCGACATCGTCACCGACCTCGCCGCTGCCATCAGCGGTGGCATCGGCCTCGCGGCCTCCGGCAACGTGAACCCGGACCGTACCGCGCCGTCCATGTTCGAGCCCGTGCACGGCTCGGCCCCCGACATCGCGGGTCAGCTCATCGCCGACCCGACGGCTGCGATCCTGTCCGGTGCGCTCCTGCTCGACCACCTCGGCCACCCCGCCGCCGCGGCGAAGGTCGAGGCCGCGGTGCTCGCCGACCTCGAGGCCCGGGTGCCGGGCCAGCAGCGTCGTACGCCCGAGGTGGGCGACGCGATCGCCGCGCGAGTAGCCGGCTGA
- a CDS encoding branched-chain amino acid aminotransferase → MQITTTLSANPTDDARLAEILANPGFGVHFSDHMFTVEWTPEQGWYDARITPYGPITLDPAAAVLHYAQETFEGMKAYRHDDDSLWLFRPEANAERMKRSSHRLALPVLEVPDFLQAVEELVKVDERFVPGNPDGGEKSLYLRPFMFASEQFLGVRPAQHVTFMVIASPAGAYFKGGIKPVTLWLTEEYTRAGRGGMGAAKTGGNYASSLVAQQEAYAQGCDQVVFLDAQEGKYVEELGGMNMYFVFDDGSIVTPETGTILEGITRSSIIELAGKMGHQVTERKFGIDEWREGIASGRITEVFACGTAAVVTPVGSLKYAGGETPAPASQDLTMRIREALVGVQLGRAEDTFGWMRRVD, encoded by the coding sequence ATGCAGATCACCACCACGCTCTCTGCGAACCCGACCGACGACGCCCGTCTGGCGGAGATCCTGGCCAACCCGGGCTTCGGGGTGCACTTCTCCGACCACATGTTCACCGTCGAGTGGACCCCGGAGCAGGGCTGGTACGACGCCCGCATCACGCCGTACGGCCCGATCACGCTCGACCCCGCGGCCGCGGTCCTGCACTACGCGCAGGAGACCTTCGAGGGGATGAAGGCCTACCGCCACGACGACGACTCGCTGTGGCTGTTCCGCCCCGAGGCCAACGCGGAGCGGATGAAGCGCTCCAGCCACCGCCTGGCGCTGCCGGTGCTCGAGGTGCCCGACTTCCTCCAGGCCGTGGAGGAGCTGGTGAAGGTCGACGAGCGGTTCGTCCCGGGCAACCCCGACGGTGGCGAGAAGAGCCTCTACCTGCGCCCGTTCATGTTCGCCTCGGAGCAGTTCCTCGGCGTCCGCCCGGCCCAGCACGTCACCTTCATGGTGATCGCGAGCCCGGCCGGCGCCTACTTCAAGGGCGGCATCAAGCCGGTCACGCTGTGGCTGACCGAGGAGTACACCCGAGCCGGCCGCGGCGGCATGGGCGCGGCCAAGACCGGCGGCAACTACGCCTCGTCGCTGGTCGCGCAGCAGGAGGCCTACGCCCAGGGCTGCGACCAGGTCGTCTTCCTCGACGCCCAGGAGGGCAAGTACGTCGAGGAGCTCGGCGGGATGAACATGTACTTCGTCTTCGACGACGGCTCGATCGTCACCCCGGAGACCGGCACCATCCTCGAGGGCATCACCCGCTCCTCGATCATCGAGCTCGCCGGCAAGATGGGCCACCAGGTCACCGAGCGGAAGTTCGGCATCGACGAGTGGCGCGAGGGCATCGCGAGCGGCCGGATCACCGAGGTCTTCGCCTGCGGCACCGCCGCCGTGGTCACCCCCGTCGGCTCGCTGAAGTACGCCGGTGGCGAGACCCCGGCGCCCGCCAGCCAGGACCTCACCATGCGGATCCGCGAGGCGCTCGTCGGCGTCCAGCTCGGGCGCGCCGAGGACACCTTCGGCTGGATGCGCCGCGTCGACTGA
- a CDS encoding DUF3592 domain-containing protein, with protein MRDRLGSIALVAFVLLFMIGGPALIVWGAVAVDRHDTLVRGGQRAEGTVVEFVDAHKASKRKVEVEFAAPDGSTHRARGLAGPDQSPEVGSTLPVAYDEEDPGRNAVVGYDDTGSSLLGMGVILTGVFWGLPLLVLLVRLPARRRRRREEARAAAG; from the coding sequence GTGCGTGATCGACTCGGCTCCATCGCCCTGGTGGCCTTCGTCCTCTTGTTCATGATCGGTGGTCCCGCGCTGATCGTCTGGGGCGCGGTCGCCGTCGACCGGCATGACACCCTGGTGCGCGGGGGGCAGCGCGCGGAGGGCACCGTCGTCGAGTTCGTCGATGCGCACAAGGCCTCCAAGCGCAAGGTCGAGGTGGAGTTCGCGGCGCCCGACGGCAGCACCCACCGCGCCCGCGGCCTCGCCGGCCCCGACCAGTCACCGGAGGTCGGCTCGACCCTGCCCGTGGCCTACGACGAAGAGGACCCCGGCCGCAATGCCGTCGTCGGGTACGACGACACCGGCAGCTCGCTGCTCGGCATGGGCGTGATCCTCACCGGCGTCTTCTGGGGGCTGCCGCTGCTCGTCCTCCTGGTCCGGCTGCCCGCCCGGCGTCGGCGCCGCCGCGAGGAGGCTCGAGCGGCGGCTGGCTGA
- a CDS encoding MmcQ/YjbR family DNA-binding protein: MAHPIMFSDDDPGLAELRAICRVLPDAVEFVSHGRPSFKAGEKGKVFATFGAGLRTGPGTHRRIDSALSVKVPLEELPALDEDDRFFVPMYAGSAPWRAIDLARPEVDWSEITELVDASYRAVAPKRLVDELDARDEA, encoded by the coding sequence ATGGCGCACCCGATCATGTTCTCCGACGACGACCCGGGCCTCGCCGAGCTGCGGGCGATCTGCCGAGTGCTGCCGGACGCGGTCGAGTTCGTCAGCCACGGCCGGCCGAGCTTCAAGGCGGGGGAGAAGGGCAAGGTCTTCGCGACCTTCGGCGCCGGGCTGAGGACGGGGCCGGGCACGCACCGGCGCATCGACAGCGCGCTGAGCGTGAAGGTCCCGCTGGAGGAGCTGCCCGCCCTCGACGAGGACGACCGCTTCTTCGTGCCGATGTACGCCGGCTCGGCTCCCTGGCGGGCGATCGACCTCGCCCGCCCGGAGGTCGACTGGTCCGAGATCACCGAGCTCGTCGACGCGTCGTACCGTGCCGTCGCGCCCAAGCGCCTCGTGGACGAGCTGGACGCCCGTGACGAGGCGTAG
- a CDS encoding serine/threonine-protein kinase — protein MTLRPDSSAPTRVGRYALLTKLGEGGMGIVHLAQGPDGQRVALKVLRPQVVGDQEARNRLAREVGSLTRVRSPWVAEMIDADPWAEVPYVVTRYVPGFSLHEHVATEGPVTGRDLLWLAGCLAEGLAAVHAAGVLHRDVKPGNVLMEGRTPILIDFGLARVTDDVRLTQTGWLLGTPGYLAPEILYGDEATPAADVHAWAATVAYAASGRAPYGRGPAMAVMDRTRRGQHDLSGIESPLAEVLAAALDPEPLERPLLEELLAWLRPLSTRPELSPAPVPGGLFTASGPVPDDLTLPLALAAQAGAPVAPGPVTPPTVPEPEAPGTQVLPTAVEPPAPPVPPAPPTTAGPTAPALPPAPPPAAAMALARMEEQFDQAWDLEQAFVAQPRPPLAVRLRRWVAVGLGAVALGAGFAAAPWVATGVVVLAVWLLRAGSLAASAVASRRTVRGVKWYDGLRWVTTSPWHLVRATTGTVVLVAWSAGLGIAAGLLGYALALDVPTTLLAGGTTLGVALWSGPGSSRFRSPVSRVLDPLARRPVPWLLACAVLLAVAAGLGVLVVGNGVAWFPWATGPFGL, from the coding sequence GTGACCCTCCGCCCGGACAGCAGCGCGCCCACGCGCGTGGGCCGCTACGCGCTGCTCACCAAGCTCGGCGAGGGCGGGATGGGCATCGTCCACCTCGCCCAGGGCCCCGACGGGCAGCGGGTCGCGCTCAAGGTGCTGCGCCCGCAGGTCGTCGGCGACCAGGAGGCGCGCAACCGGCTGGCGCGGGAGGTCGGCTCGCTGACCCGGGTGCGCAGCCCGTGGGTCGCGGAGATGATCGACGCCGACCCCTGGGCCGAGGTGCCCTATGTCGTCACCCGCTACGTCCCCGGCTTCTCCTTGCACGAGCACGTCGCCACCGAGGGCCCGGTCACCGGCCGTGACCTGCTTTGGCTCGCCGGCTGCCTCGCCGAGGGACTCGCCGCGGTCCACGCCGCGGGCGTGCTGCACCGCGACGTGAAGCCGGGCAACGTGCTCATGGAGGGCCGCACCCCGATCCTCATCGACTTCGGCCTGGCCCGCGTCACTGACGACGTCCGGCTCACCCAGACCGGCTGGCTGCTCGGCACACCCGGCTACCTCGCGCCCGAGATCCTGTACGGCGACGAGGCGACCCCCGCCGCCGACGTGCACGCGTGGGCGGCGACCGTGGCGTACGCCGCGAGCGGGCGGGCGCCGTACGGGCGCGGTCCGGCGATGGCTGTCATGGACCGCACCCGCCGCGGCCAGCACGACCTGTCCGGCATCGAGAGCCCGCTGGCCGAGGTGCTGGCCGCCGCCCTCGACCCCGAGCCGCTCGAGCGTCCGCTGCTCGAGGAGCTGCTCGCCTGGCTGCGCCCGCTCAGCACCCGTCCCGAGCTGTCGCCCGCGCCGGTGCCGGGCGGCCTGTTCACGGCGTCGGGCCCCGTGCCCGACGACCTCACGCTGCCACTGGCCCTCGCCGCGCAGGCCGGTGCGCCGGTCGCGCCCGGTCCGGTCACGCCACCGACGGTGCCCGAGCCGGAGGCGCCCGGCACCCAGGTGCTGCCGACCGCCGTCGAGCCACCCGCCCCGCCGGTACCGCCCGCCCCGCCGACCACGGCCGGTCCGACCGCGCCGGCGCTCCCGCCGGCCCCGCCGCCGGCGGCGGCGATGGCGCTGGCGCGGATGGAGGAGCAGTTCGACCAGGCGTGGGATCTCGAGCAGGCGTTCGTCGCGCAGCCGAGGCCGCCGCTCGCCGTGCGACTGCGCCGCTGGGTGGCCGTGGGCCTGGGCGCGGTCGCGCTCGGAGCCGGGTTCGCCGCGGCGCCGTGGGTCGCCACCGGCGTCGTCGTGCTCGCCGTGTGGCTGCTGCGGGCCGGGTCGCTGGCGGCCTCGGCGGTCGCCAGCCGTCGTACCGTCCGCGGCGTGAAGTGGTACGACGGCCTGCGTTGGGTCACCACGAGCCCGTGGCACCTCGTCCGCGCCACGACCGGCACCGTGGTGCTGGTGGCGTGGAGCGCCGGGCTGGGGATCGCGGCCGGGCTACTGGGCTACGCGCTCGCGCTCGACGTCCCGACCACGCTGCTGGCGGGCGGCACGACCCTCGGTGTCGCGCTGTGGTCGGGGCCGGGCAGCAGCCGGTTCCGCTCGCCCGTCTCCCGGGTGCTCGACCCGCTCGCCCGCCGGCCGGTGCCGTGGCTGCTCGCCTGCGCGGTGCTGCTCGCGGTCGCCGCCGGGCTGGGCGTGCTCGTCGTCGGCAACGGCGTCGCGTGGTTCCCGTGGGCCACCGGTCCCTTCGGCCTCTGA